The following coding sequences are from one Homalodisca vitripennis isolate AUS2020 chromosome 7, UT_GWSS_2.1, whole genome shotgun sequence window:
- the LOC124366636 gene encoding leucine-rich repeat extensin-like protein 2: MLVAKSVQACVIPPPPPRVSRSPCCPITRLVAKSVQACIIPPPPPRVSRSSCCPITKVSSEERAGRRYPSTSSEVKSVQVGVIPPPPSRVSRSPCCPITRLVAKSVQAGIVPPPPPRVSRSPCCPITKVSSEERAGRRYPPPPPRVSRSPCCPITKVSSEERAGRRYPPPPPRVSRSPCCPITKVSSEDRAGRHCPSTSSEGKPLSLLSHYKVKIVQAGIVPPPPPRVSRSPCCPITKVSSEDRAGRRYPPPPPRVSRSPCCPITRLVAKSVQAGIVPPPPPRVSRSPCCPITKVSRGERAGRRYPPPPSRVSRSPCCPITKVSREERAGRRYPPPPPRVSRSPCCPITKVSREERAGRRYPPPPPRVSRSPCCPITRLVAKSVQAGIVPPPPPRVSRSPCCPITKVSSEERAGRRYPPPPPRVSRSPCCPITRLVAKSVQAGVILHLLRG; this comes from the exons ATGTTAGTAGCGAAGAGCGTGCAGGCATGCGTTATCCCTCCACCTCCTCCAAGGGTAAGCCGCTCTCCCTGTTGTCCCATCACTAGGTTAGTAGCGAAGAGCGTGCAGGCATGCATTATCCCTCCACCTCCTCCGAGGGTGAGCCGCTCTTCCTGTTGTCCCATTACAAAGGTTAGTAGTGAAGAGCGTGCAGGCAGGCGTTATCCCTCCACCTCATCCGAGG TGAAGAGCGTGCAGGTAGGCGTTATCCCTCCACCTCCTTCGAGGGTAAGCCGCTCTCCCTGTTGTCCCATCACTAGGTTAGTAGCGAAGAGCGTGCAGGCAGGCATTGTCCCTCCACCTCCTCCGAGGGTAAGCCGCTCTCCCTGTTGTCCCATTACAAAGGTTAGTAGTGAAGAGCGTGCAGGTAGGCGTTATCCTCCACCTCCTCCGAGGGTAAGCCGCTCTCCCTGTTGTCCCATTACAAAGGTTAGTAGTGAAGAGCGTGCAGGTAGGCGTTATCCTCCACCTCCTCCGAGGGTAAGCCGCTCTCCCTGTTGTCCCATTACAAAGGTTAGTAGTGAAGATCGTGCAGGTAGGCATTGTCCCTCCACCTCCTCCGAGGGTAAGCCGCTCTCCCTGTTGTCCCATTACAAAG TGAAGATCGTGCAGGCAGGCATTGTCCCTCCACCTCCTCCGAGGGTAAGCCGCTCTCCCTGTTGTCCCATTACAAAGGTTAGTAGTGAAGATCGTGCAGGTAGGCGTTATCCTCCACCTCCTCCGAGGGTAAGCCGCTCTCCCTGTTGTCCCATCACTAGGTTAGTAGCGAAGAGCGTGCAGGCAGGCATTGTCCCTCCACCTCCTCCGAGGGTAAGCCGCTCTCCCTGTTGTCCCATTACAAAGGTTAGTAGGGGAGAGCGTGCAGGTAGGCGTTATCCTCCACCTCCTTCGAGGGTAAGCCGCTCTCCCTGTTGTCCCATTACAAAGGTTAGTAGAGAAGAGCGTGCAGGTAGGCGTTATCCTCCACCTCCTCCGAGGGTAAGCCGCTCTCCCTGTTGTCCCATTACAAAGGTTAGTAGAGAAGAGCGTGCAGGCAGGCGTTATCCTCCACCTCCTCCGAGGGTAAGCCGCTCTCCCTGTTGTCCCATCACTAGGTTAGTAGCGAAGAGCGTGCAGGCAGGCATTGTCCCTCCACCTCCTCCGAGGGTAAGCCGCTCTCCCTGTTGTCCCATTACAAAGGTTAGTAGTGAAGAGCGTGCAGGTAGGCGTTATCCTCCACCTCCTCCGAGGGTAAGCCGCTCTCCCTGTTGTCCCATCACTAGGTTAGTAGCGAAGAGCGTGCAGGCAGGCGTTATCCTCCACCTCCTCCGAGGGTAA